From Anopheles darlingi chromosome 2, idAnoDarlMG_H_01, whole genome shotgun sequence, the proteins below share one genomic window:
- the LOC125949080 gene encoding uncharacterized protein LOC125949080 has translation MGDLGEVLCWGFICRLCSKMHRDVMFITDGSDSDLMDRINAYLPVSITPTDPLPKTICGSCNQKIKQHHQLMEQIQRVQQRFQEMRDEELAKMKAAEEKNGPQPSTSAMNNEAGPSCSKIRPAIDQGLNEKPPKRPRLPTDNDTQGAGSSAIPSTASTATVTATARPSIADCNVFLLNDDQPGPSRPRASRATTATPTTTNSANISGSPNDCGESSGIPFKQHRPVLAAPTPNTDDSD, from the exons ATGGGAGACCTAGGGGAAGTTCTGTGTTGGGGGTTTATTTGCCGATTATGCTCAAAGATGCATCGGGATGTAATGTTCATAACCGATGGTAGTGATAGTGATTTGATGGATAGAATCAACGCCTACTTACCCGTCTCG ATTACTCCGACGGATCCATTGCCCAAGACTATATGTGGATCGTGCAATCAGAAGATCAAACAGCACCATCAACTGATGGAACAGATTCAGAGAGTACAGCAACGGTTTCAGGAGATGCGCGATGAAGAGCTGGCCAAGATGAAGGCTgcagaggaaaaaaatggcccACAGCCATCGACATCAGCGATGAACAACGAAGCAGGGCCAAGTTGCTCAAAGATCCGGCCTGCCATCGATCAGGGACTGAATGAAAAACCGCCCAAGCGGCCCCGATTACCAACTGATAATGACACACAAGGTGCTGGTTCTTCAGCGATACcttcaacagcatcaacagcaacagtaacagcaaccgCCAGACCCAGTATCGCAGACTGTAATGTATTTTTGCTCAATGACGATCAGCCCGGCCCAAGCCGACCTCGAGCTAGCcgagccaccaccgccacccccactaccaccaacagtGCTAATATCAGCGGCAGTCCTAATGACTGCGGCGAATCTTCTGGAATTCCATTTAAGCAACACCGCCCTGTGCTCGCAGCACCCACACCAAATACAGATGATAGTGATTAG
- the LOC125949075 gene encoding coatomer subunit beta: MASVSEGMWCYTIINPPETETYNEMQLKQDLEKGEVNVKIDTLKKVIQLLLQGERLPNLLMTIIRFVLPLQNHTIKKLLLIYWEIVPKTSADGKLLQEMILVCDAYRKDLQHPNEFLRGSTLRFLCKLREPELLEPLMPAIRACLEHRHSYVRRNAVLAIFTIYKNFDWLVPDGPELIATFLDTQQDMSCKRNAFLMLLHADQERALNYLASCLDQVNSFGDILQLVIVELIYKVCHANPAERSRFIRCIYNLLNSSSNAVRYEAAGTLVTLSTAPTAIKAAVSCYIELIVKESDNNVKLIVLDRLIALKENENIERIMQELVMDVLRVLSATDIEVRRKTLALAMDLVSSRNIEEMVLVLKKEVSKTHNVEHEDTGKYRQLLVRTLHSCCIKFPDVAATVIPVLVEFLSDSNELAAGDVLVFVREAIQKFSHLQPLVIEKLLESFPAIKSSKIHRTTLWILGEYANSVQDVMEVIGMINRTLGEVPIVEAEQARLDGNDAEEEQKKTAEVVNNTNTKVTSDGTYATQSAFSVAPVAKKVARPPLRQYLMDGDFFVGATLATTLTKLALKFLRLEPNEKKQNRVCSCAMLVMSSVLHLGKSGLPTKAITNDDIDRIYLCLKTLSLRTPEIVDIFVASCRESLASMLSAQNDEKLQAQKDKQQKNAAKIQPDDPIAFTQLADGKNDQLGENVFELSLNQALAGTKPTGLTDVTSLNSKLNKITQLTGFSDPVYAEAYVHVNQYDIVLDVLIVNQTNDTLQNCTLELATVGDLRLVEKPHPVVLAPNDFCNIKANVKVSSTENGIIFGNIVYDTTFSSNVVDLNTIQIDIMDYILPATCTDTEFRSMWVEFEWENKVSVNTTLTDLHDYLRLLLNSTNMRCLTPEKALSGQCGFMAANMYARSIFGEDALANLSIEKSLDRPDAPVTGHIRIRAKSQGMALSLGDKINHTQKCLQGKSVAA, translated from the exons ATGGCATCCGTGTCCGAGGGAATGTGGTGCTACACCATAATAAATCCGCCCGAAACCGAGACGTACAATGAGATGCAACTAAAGCAAGATCTGG AGAAGGGCGAGGTGAATGTAAAGATTGACacgctgaagaaggtgatccagctgctgctgcagggtgaACGGCTACCGAATCTGCTGATGACGATCATCCGGTTCGTGCTGCCACTGCAGAATCACACCatcaagaagctgctgctgatctacTGGGAGATCGTTCCGAAGACGTCCGCCGACGGGAAGCTGCTGCAGGAGATGATCCTCGTGTGTGATGCGTACCGCAAAGATCTGCAGCACCCGAACGAGTTCCTGCGTGGTTCGACGCTGCGCTTCCTGTGCAAGCTGCGCGAACCGGAACTGCTGGAACCGCTAATGCCCGCGATCCGAGCGTGTCTCGAGCATCGTCACTCGTACGTGCGGCGTAATGCGGTGCTTGCCATTTTTACGATCTACAAAAACTTTGACTGGCTCGTACCGGATGGGCCGGAGCTGATTGCCACGTTCCTCGACACTCAGCAAGATATGTCGTGCAAACGGAACGCCTTCCTTATGCTCCTGCACGCCGATCAGGAGCGCGCACTTAACTACTTGGCCTCCTGCCTAGATCAGGTTAACAGCTTCGGTGACATTCTGCAGCTGGTGATCGTTGAGTTGATCTACAAGGTGTGCCACGCTAATCCCGCCGAACGGTCACGGTTCATTCGGTGCATCTACAATCTGCTGAACTCATCCTCGAACGCAGTCCGCTACGAGGCGGCCGGTACACTGGTAACGCTCTCGACGGCTCCGACCGCCATTAAGGCCGCCGTAAGCTGCTACATTGAATTGATTGTCAAGGAAAGCGATAACAATGTAAAGCTGATCgtgctcgatcgattgatcgctCTGAAGGAAAATGAGAATATCGAGCGCATCATGCAGGAGCTCGTGATGGATGTGCTGCGGGTGCTGAGCGCCACGGACATCGAGGTGCGTCGTAAAACGCTTGCTCTGGCGATGGACCTGGTATCGTCACGCAATATCGAGGAGATGGTACTGGTGCTTAAGAAGGAGGTCTCAAAGACACACAACGTGGAGCACGAAGATACGGGCAAGTACCGGCAGCTGCTTGTCCGTACGCTGCATAGCTGCTGCATTAAATTCCCGGACGTGGCGGCCACCGTCATACCGGTGTTGGTAGAGTTTTTGTCGGACTCGAACGAGCTGGCAGCGGGCGATGTGCTGGTGTTTGTACGCGAAGCCATCCAGAAGTTTTCGCACCTGCAGCCGCTGGTGATTGAGAAGCTACTGGAATCATTTCCGGCAATCAAATCATCGAAAATACATCGTACCACACTGTGGATACTGGGCGAGTACGCTAACTCGGTGCAGGACGTGATGGAGGTGATCGGTATGATTAATCGTACGCTCGGTGAAGTACCGATCGTTGAGGCGGAGCAAGCGCGCCTGGATGGTAACGATGCGGAAGAGGAGCAAAAGAAGACGGCAGAAGTGgtcaacaacaccaacacgaaGGTCACTTCCGACGGAACCTATGCCACCCAGAGCGCATTCAGCGTAGCCCC GGTCGCTAAGAAGGTAGCACGTCCGCCGTTGCGCCAATATCTTATGGATGGAGACTTTTTCGTCGGTGCAACACTGGCAACGACGCTTACCAAGCTGGCACTAAAGTTTCTTCGCCTAGAGCCAAATGAAAAGAAGCAGAACCGTGTCTGCTCGTGCGCCATGCTGGTGATGAGCTCTGTCTTGCACCTCGGCAAATCCGGTTTGCCCACGAAGGCGATCACGAATGATGATATCGATCGGATCTACCTTTGCCTCAAGACACTGTCGCTTCGTACACCTGAGATCGTGGACATCTTTGTCGCAAGCTGTCGCGAATCGCTCGCTAGCATGCTGAGCGCTCAGAATGACGAAAAGCTGCAGGCTCAGAAGgacaagcagcagaagaacgcAGCCAAAATTCAGCCAGATGATCCGATCGCATTCACACAGCTAGCGGACGGTAAGAACGATCAGCTGGGTGAGAATGTGTTCGAGTTGAGCCTGAATCAGGCACTGGCTGGTACGAAACCGACGGGATTGACGGACGTTACGTCGCTGAACAGTAAGCTGAACAAGATCACTCAGCTTACTGGTTTTTCCGATCCCGTGTATGCCGAGGCGTACGTGCACGTTAATCAGTACGATATCGTGCTCGATGTGCTGATTGtcaaccaaacgaacgacaCGTTGCAGAACTGTACACTCGAGTTGGCCACCGTTGGCGATCTAAGGCTGGTTGAGAAGCCGCACCCGGTCGTGCTTGCTCCGAACGATTTCTGCAACATCAAGGCGAATGTCAAGGTGTCCTCCACGGAAAATGGTATCATTTTCGGCAACATCG TCTACGATACGACCTTCTCGTCCAACGTGGTCGATCTGAATACGATCCAGATCGACATTATGGATTACATTCTGCCGGCTACctgcaccgacaccgagtTCCGTTCGATGTGGGTCGAGTTTGAGTGGGAAAACAAGGTATCGGTCAACACAACACTTACCGATCTGCACGACTatctccggctgctgctcaaTTCCACTAACATGCGGTGTCTCACGCCGGAGAAGGCCCTCTCTGGACAGTGTGGTTTTATGGCGGCGAATATGTATGCAAG GTCAATTTTCGGTGAAGATGCGCTCGCTAATTTGAGCATCGAGAAATCACTGGACCGGCCGGATGCTCCCGTTACTGGACACATAAGAATTCGTGCCAAGAGCCAG GGTATGGCGCTAAGCTTGGGCGACAAAATCAACCACACGCAAAAGTGCCTACAGGGCAAATCAGTTGCAGCCTAA
- the LOC125949081 gene encoding uncharacterized protein LOC125949081, with protein sequence MAENDEVAAAIAAGNVCEAKIQFRQLKLFPVIDENNNFKISTANFLESSHQIVDAIGCFGKLFSPIVKDMRQNVKKLEDKFKTNETLFAHIEDLILKDAEGNDNPYDTVTDGLLWLKRAFEMMELFFRKVLEDETCNEQLKPHLRKAYEECLLPYHGFLAQKGFQILHFYVPSRTSLLGPSDGNADNLKALDEFLVHFRANLHHLNEFFTKHDLHRTYKA encoded by the exons ATGGCTGAAAACGACGAAGTAGCCGCTGCCATCGCCGCGGGCAACGTGTGTGAAGCTAAGATTCAGTTTCGTCAACTGAAATTGTTCCCAGTAATcgatgaaaataataatttcaaaatCAGTACTGCCAATTTCTTAGAATCATCACACCAAATAGTGGACGCAATCG GTTGCTTCGGTAAGCTTTTCTCGCCGATCGTCAAAGATATGCGACAGAATGTAAAG AAATTGGAAGACAAATTCAAAACCAATGAGACTCTGTTTGCGCACATCGAAGACTTAATACTTAAGGATGCGGAAGGCAACGACAATCCCTATGATACGGTGACCGATGGGTTGCTGTGGTTAAAAAG GGCATTCGAAATGATGGAACTGTTCTTCCGCAAGGTGCTGGAAGATGAAACGTGCAACGAGCAGTTGAAACCACACCTACGAAAGGCCTACGAAGAGTGTTTGCTGCCGTATCATGGGTTTCTGGCGCAGAAAGGATTTCAG ATTCTCCACTTTTACGTTCCTAGTCGGACGAGCCTGTTGGGACCGTCGGATGGCAACGCGGACAATTTGAAGGCGCTTGATGAGTTTCTCGTACACTTTCGCGCCAACCTACATCACCTGAACGAGTTTTTCACCAAACATGACTTACACCGTACTTATAAAGCATAG
- the LOC125949076 gene encoding uncharacterized protein LOC125949076 yields MVPESGGASVLVWALVEMCEILHNIEVTNVLESETFHHPIVLLKGSINNLCEGTELRINFDEQQDQHRPLPYSCSVDVGESLEKRYKFRLLLRLKEGQNDINLHYCKAERRICFYYVPRCSPYTVVPLYLICKGHSGRYQSHVEDQENTATVACQKITLAIELLQCLYGEKLHEEGYGRKTFTLGSTCVPFHSQLEWTQSVGMTEGELWEYFASELVQSEQYDMATVKVVAFLSSTHFEGITDGDYSYGNIRAKTTGHAALGGGGLALFGTGCLYTWPTMLERVGAAFSDPQLVDCANLLDDSNYRRTYGGCFATTLGSVCHEMGHTFDLGHTPDGSIMGDGFDGIERVFIAPRYPGTGPRRLVETKPRGPAGRLTQLKRPGDVFRQRMDVKCNDGIFFAPNSAITLNYHRWFQQNPASPVGNGPTILFDRDTRLVSSKEPGSPLVLVELRLSSNGMMQKFWTFQCDPKCIPQTQLQLPKLSNLLDHTLFVMNAVGDILKVNLATC; encoded by the exons ATGGTTCCCGAGTCGGGCGGTGCCTCTGTTTTGGTGTGGGCTCTGGTCGAAATGTGCGAAATTTTGCACAACATCGAAGTAACCAACGTGCTAGAATCGGAGACGTTTCATCATCCCATCGTTCTGCTCAAGGGCTCCATCAACAATCTCTGCGAGGGGACAGAGCTGAGGATTAATTTTGACGAGCAGCAGGATCAACACCGGCCTTTACCATACTCGTGCTCCGTGGATGTAGGTGAATCATTGGAAAAGCGGTATAAATTTCGGTTGTTGCTGAGGCTCAAGGAGGGACAAAATGATATCAATCTACACTACTGCAAAGCGGAACGGCGGATCTGTTTTTACTACGTGCCACGCTGTAGTCCATACACGGTCGTGCCGCTTTACCTTATCTGCAAAGGGCACAGCGGACGATACCAGTCGCACGTGGAAGATCAAGAAAACACCGCCACCGTGGCCTGCCAGAAGATAACACTGGCGATCGAACTATTGCAGTGTTTGTACGGTGAGAAGCTGCACGAGGAAGGATACGGTCGTAAAACGTTTACTCTCGGTTCGACCTGCGTACCATTCCACAGCCAACTCGAGTGGACCCAATCCGTGGGTATGACCGAAGGGGAATTGTGGGAGTATTTCGCTAGCGAGCTAGTGCAATCGGAACAATATGATATGGCCACCGTGAAGGTGGTCGCATTTCTGAGTAGCACTCACTTCGAAGGCATCACGGATGGTGATTACTCGTACGGCAACATTCGAGCGAAAACGACGGGACATGCTGCTCTGGGTGGCGGTGGATTGGCTCTCTTCGGTACGGGATGCCTTTATACCTGGCCAACGATGCTTGAGCGTGTCGGTGCGGCATTTTCGGATCCGCAACTCGTAGACTGTGCCAACTTGCTGGACGATAGCAATTACAGGCGAAC GTATGGTGGTTGCTTTGCCACTACCCTCGGATCGGTGTGCCACGAAATGGGTCATACATTCGATCTTGGCCACACACCGGACGGTTCCATCATGGGCGATGGGTTCGACGGTATAGAGCGTGTTTTCATTGCCCCGAGATACCCGGGCACTGGTCCGCGGCGATTGGTAGAAACTAAACCACGTGGCCCTGCTGGTCGGCTTACTCAGTTGAAACGGCCAGGGGATGTGTTCCGACAGCGGATGGACGTTAAATGTAACGATGGCATCTTTTTTGCACCAAACAGTGCCATTACGCTCAACTATCACCGGTGGTTCCAACAAAACCCTGCCTCACCGGTGGGCAATGGACCGACGATACTATTCGATCGCGATACAAGACTGGTGTCTAGTAAAGAACCGGGTTCaccgttggtgttggtcgaACTGCGCCTTTCATCGAATGGAATGATGCAAAAGTTCTGGACATTCCAGTGCGACCCAAAATGCATTCCGCAGACACAACTTCAGCTTCCAAAACTATCGAACCTCTTAGATCATACACTATTTGTAATGAATGCCGTAGGTGATATTTTGAAGGTAAATCTCGCAACGTGTTAG
- the LOC125949077 gene encoding putative inositol monophosphatase 3, with protein MNFGRSIRINKCGFVILGVLLIGALYYLWTGGTSSSASYAFSKNPNEINLRKLLIGSIQAAQHGGFEVVAVSKSRELHEQSKGKTREGANNPVTDADYRSNCVMKNGLLRIFPKLKLISEEDDQQERCADVQLFDLDPTVLHETASVPDERINIEDVAVWIDPLDATQEFTERLHEYVTTMVCVTVKGVPTIGIIHNPFTMKTTWAWRDRALSEALVNVKHEADVKHPTIIVSRSHAGAVKEQSKQIFGENAQVITAGGAGFKVLQVIQNNATAYLHTTHIKKWDICAGDAILAAIGGKMTDLHNDHIDYLDGQPLNPNGLLATALATTHEAYIKRIMESPFLKH; from the exons ATGAATTTCGGACGCTCGATACGGATCAATAAGTGTGGTTTCGTGATACTGGGCGTTCTGCTCATCGGCGCCCTGTACTATCTCTGGACCGGAGGAACCTCGAGTAGCGCGAGCTACGCGTTCAGCAAGAACCCGAACGAAATTAACCTTCGCAAGCTGCTTATCGGATCGATTCAGGCAGCACAGCACGGTGGTTTCGAGGTGGTGGCCGTCTCGAAGTCACGCGAACTGCACGAACAGAGCAAAGGCAAGACGCGCGAAGGTGCCAACAACCCGGTCACCGATGCCGATTACCGTTCAAATTGCGTGATGAAGAACGGCTTGCTGCGGATCTTCCCGAAGTTGAAGCTCATCTCCGAGGAAGACGATCAGCAGGAACGGTGCGCCGATGTGCAACTGTTCGATCTCGATCCGACGGTATTGCACGAAACTGCGTCCGTGCCAGACGAACGTATCAACATTGAGGATGTGGCCGTTTGGATCGATCCGCTAGATGCCACGCAAGAGTTTACCG AACGCCTGCATGAGTACGTTACCACGATGGTATGCGTAACGGTGAAGGGTGTCcccaccatcggcatcattcACAATCCGTTCACGATGAAAACGACCTGGGCTTGGCGTGACCGAGCCCTCTCGGAGGCGCTAGTGAACGTAAAACACGAGGCAGATGTTAAACATCCTACCATCATCGTATCACGGTCACATGCCGGTGCCGTGAAggagcaatcgaagcaaattTTTGGAGAAAATGCCCAAGTCATCACAGCCGGTGGCGCTG GTTTCAAAGTGCTTCAAGTGATACAGAATAATGCGACGGCGTATCTGCACACAACGCACATCAAAAAGTGGGACATTTGTGCGGGCGATGCAATACTGGCGGCCATCGGTGGAAAGATGACCGATCTGCATAACGATCACATTGACTATCTAGACGGGCAGCCGCTGAATCCGAACGGATTGCTTGCTACTGCACTAGCGACGACGCACGAGGCCTACATAAAGCGAATAATGGAGAGTCCTTTTCTGAAACACTAG